From the genome of Mustela lutreola isolate mMusLut2 chromosome 16, mMusLut2.pri, whole genome shotgun sequence, one region includes:
- the IL17C gene encoding interleukin-17C isoform X2, producing the protein MSPSCPSAPLARQIQPSPKLLPGLLLLLWLPASPARRGPQLLGGAHLHGTPRCYSAEELPLGQAPPHLLARAAKWEQTLPVALVASLEAEGRRRRHDRPPAGTQCPVLRPEEVLEADIHQRSISPWRYRVDTDESRYPQKLAFAQCLCRGCISAKTGRETAALNSVPLQQTLLVLRRRPCSRDAAGPPTPGAFSFHTEFIRVPVGCTCVLPRSAQ; encoded by the exons ATGAGTCCAAGCTGTCCCAGCGCGCCACTCGCCAGGCAGATACAGCCCAGTCCCAAG CTCCTTCCCGGCCTCTTGCTTCTGCTCTGGCTGCCTGCCAGCCCAGCCCGCCGTGGCCCCCAGCTCTTGGGGGGAGCCCACCTCCACGGGACCCCACGCTGCTATTCAGCCGAGGAGCTGCCCCTGGGCCAGGCCCCGCCACACCTGCTGGCTCGAGCTGCCAAGTGGGAACAGACTCTGCCCGTAGCCCTGGTGGCCAGCCTGGAGGCGGAGGGCCGCAGAAGGCGGCATGACAGGCCCCCAGCTGGGACCCAGTGCCCGGTGCTGCGGCCTGAGGAGGTACTGGAAGCCGACATTCACCAGCGCTCCATCTCGCCCTGGAGATACCG CGTGGACACGGACGAGAGCCGCTACCCGCAGAAGCTGGCCTTCGCCCAGTGCCTGTGCCGGGGCTGCATCAGCGCCAAGACGGGCCGAGAGACGGCCGCGCTCAACTCCGTGCCGCTGCAGCAGACGCTGCTGGTGCTCCGACGCCGGCCCTGCTCGCGCGATGCCGCGGGGCCGCCCACGCCCGGCGCCTTCTCCTTCCACACGGAGTTCATCCGCGTGCCCGTGGGCTGCACCTGCGTCCTGCCCAGGTCGGCACAGTGA
- the LOC131818096 gene encoding cytochrome b-245 light chain isoform X1, giving the protein MGQIEWAMWANEQALASGLILIMGGVVATAGQFTKWYFGVYSIGAGVFVCLLEYPRGKRRKGSTMERCGQKYMTKVLKVFGPLTRNYYIRAFLHLGLSVPAGFLLATILGTACLAIASSIYLLAAVRGEQWVPIEPKPKERPQVGGTIKQPPSNPPPRPPAEARKKPGEEEAAGVAGVSGGPQENPVPVIDEVV; this is encoded by the exons TCCTCATCATGGGGGGCGTCGTGGCCACGGCCGGCCAGTTCACCAAGTGGTACTTCGGCGTGTACTCCAT TGGCGCAGGCGTGTTCGTCTGCCTGCTGGAGTACCCccgggggaagaggaggaaggggtccACCATGGAGAGATG TGGACAGAAGTACATGACCAAAGTGCTGAAGGTGTTCGGGCCTCTCACCAGGAACTACTACATCCGGGCCTTCCTGCACCTGGG GCTATCAGTACCTGCCGGCTTCCTGCTTGCCACCATCCTGGGGACGGCCTGCCTGGCCATTGCGAGCAGCATCTATCTGCTG GCGGCTGTCCGTGGAGAGCAGTGGGTCCCCATCGAGCCCAAGCCCAAGGAGCGGCCACAAGTCGGAGGCACCATCAAGCAGCCGCCCAGcaaccccccgccccggcccccagCCGAGGCCCGAAAGAAgcctggagaagaggaggctGCAGGAGTGGCAGGGGTTTCCGGTGGCCCCCAGGAAAACCCGGTCCCGGTGATCGACGAGGTCGTGTGA
- the IL17C gene encoding interleukin-17C isoform X1 codes for MAGTREWRRKPGRLGLGTSPGGSGSGFSPGVAGGIKGTWSRAASRSAASRPAASRPAAKCTCLSPPSATAAMLLPGLLLLLWLPASPARRGPQLLGGAHLHGTPRCYSAEELPLGQAPPHLLARAAKWEQTLPVALVASLEAEGRRRRHDRPPAGTQCPVLRPEEVLEADIHQRSISPWRYRVDTDESRYPQKLAFAQCLCRGCISAKTGRETAALNSVPLQQTLLVLRRRPCSRDAAGPPTPGAFSFHTEFIRVPVGCTCVLPRSAQ; via the exons ATGGCGGGGACTCGGGAGTGGAGGAGGAAGCCCGGCCGGCTGGGGCTGGGCACTTCCCCAGGAGGAAGCGGCTCTGGATTTTCCCCAGGTGTGGCTGGAGGTATAAAGGGCACCTGGAGCCGGGCAGCCTCGAGGTCCGCAGCCTCCAGGCCCGCAGCCTCCAGGCCCGCAGCCAAGTGCACCTGCCTCTCTCCGCCCAGCGCCACGGCTGCCATG CTCCTTCCCGGCCTCTTGCTTCTGCTCTGGCTGCCTGCCAGCCCAGCCCGCCGTGGCCCCCAGCTCTTGGGGGGAGCCCACCTCCACGGGACCCCACGCTGCTATTCAGCCGAGGAGCTGCCCCTGGGCCAGGCCCCGCCACACCTGCTGGCTCGAGCTGCCAAGTGGGAACAGACTCTGCCCGTAGCCCTGGTGGCCAGCCTGGAGGCGGAGGGCCGCAGAAGGCGGCATGACAGGCCCCCAGCTGGGACCCAGTGCCCGGTGCTGCGGCCTGAGGAGGTACTGGAAGCCGACATTCACCAGCGCTCCATCTCGCCCTGGAGATACCG CGTGGACACGGACGAGAGCCGCTACCCGCAGAAGCTGGCCTTCGCCCAGTGCCTGTGCCGGGGCTGCATCAGCGCCAAGACGGGCCGAGAGACGGCCGCGCTCAACTCCGTGCCGCTGCAGCAGACGCTGCTGGTGCTCCGACGCCGGCCCTGCTCGCGCGATGCCGCGGGGCCGCCCACGCCCGGCGCCTTCTCCTTCCACACGGAGTTCATCCGCGTGCCCGTGGGCTGCACCTGCGTCCTGCCCAGGTCGGCACAGTGA